From one Butyricimonas faecihominis genomic stretch:
- a CDS encoding RagB/SusD family nutrient uptake outer membrane protein yields MKFKNILVIVCSIFLGTGCNEFLDLVPEDDILTIPKIFETRTGAARWKNDACAGFKTYAVDLNWNPALAGADEYTAGDYARKGQGYISTLYIADGLQTALSPINDIWTYDGVYYYIRYCNTFLQYIGDVYNLRPGELERWTAEVKALKAFYYFELVKRYGPIVLVPQNIDVYAPMEEQRQSRSSVDSCFKAITDLLDEAIPYLQVFAEKDADQRDFFSKEGAMGLKARVLLYAASPLFNGGLSQYRNFTNKNGEKLFSEEDKEKWRVAAEYTEEVIEYLENNGYKLISGNEDKSTALLNTMRDLECSVWAPNWANSTEAVMMVAGYNNLYQHLLPKLGSSTSDIHYSGVLKGTLGTSIRMVNKFYTANGLPIEEDKTWTYGDGYAMAQERDPAYTKVVPLGTDVLALHLKREPRFYATIAAPGLYWQRGVYDSYNMIVDSYRGGAFGLKQDRINGDYEQNITGYYIKKGTRSEFNTSSYSNDIMSFAANVHVVIRLAELYLIAAEAWNEYEGPNGVHRTQIFDRLNAIRERAGLSTVQDSWGRYGINPNKFNEQVGLRDIIRRERTIELMFEGHRFWDVRRWGTAIDEGWNDKPQAWVVTAQTWQGFYNNFQGPVTVWDKAAFNPSRDYLFPIKSEEAMISGIVQNPGW; encoded by the coding sequence ATGAAATTCAAGAATATATTAGTTATTGTTTGTTCAATCTTTTTGGGAACAGGATGCAATGAGTTTCTTGACTTGGTGCCCGAAGACGATATTCTAACCATTCCCAAAATTTTTGAAACGAGGACAGGAGCAGCTCGCTGGAAGAATGATGCCTGTGCCGGTTTTAAAACGTATGCCGTAGATTTGAATTGGAATCCTGCGTTAGCGGGAGCGGATGAATATACCGCCGGAGATTATGCCCGGAAAGGACAGGGGTATATTTCAACTTTGTATATCGCAGATGGGTTACAAACAGCGCTATCGCCCATTAATGATATTTGGACGTATGATGGAGTTTATTACTATATCCGCTATTGTAATACTTTCTTGCAATATATTGGGGATGTTTACAATTTACGACCCGGAGAGTTGGAACGTTGGACTGCCGAAGTGAAGGCATTGAAAGCTTTTTATTACTTTGAACTTGTAAAACGTTACGGTCCGATCGTGTTAGTCCCGCAGAATATTGATGTTTATGCTCCCATGGAAGAACAGAGACAGTCGAGAAGTTCGGTTGATAGCTGTTTTAAAGCAATTACCGATCTTTTGGATGAGGCTATTCCATATCTACAAGTGTTTGCGGAGAAAGATGCGGATCAGCGAGATTTTTTCTCTAAAGAGGGTGCCATGGGATTGAAAGCAAGGGTATTACTTTATGCTGCTTCACCACTTTTTAATGGAGGGTTATCGCAATACCGGAATTTTACCAATAAGAATGGAGAGAAGCTTTTTTCTGAAGAAGATAAAGAGAAGTGGAGGGTTGCTGCTGAATATACAGAAGAGGTTATCGAGTATTTGGAAAATAATGGCTATAAACTTATTTCCGGAAATGAGGATAAATCTACTGCTTTACTGAATACGATGCGAGATTTGGAATGTTCCGTGTGGGCTCCTAACTGGGCCAATTCGACGGAGGCCGTTATGATGGTCGCAGGATACAATAATTTGTATCAACATCTGTTGCCTAAATTAGGTTCGAGTACTTCTGATATTCATTATAGTGGTGTTTTGAAGGGTACATTGGGTACGAGTATTCGGATGGTGAATAAATTCTATACGGCGAATGGATTACCGATTGAGGAGGATAAGACGTGGACTTATGGTGATGGTTATGCCATGGCTCAGGAACGCGATCCGGCTTATACGAAAGTAGTTCCTTTGGGTACGGATGTGCTTGCTTTGCATTTGAAACGAGAACCTCGTTTTTATGCTACGATTGCTGCTCCCGGATTGTATTGGCAACGGGGTGTATATGATTCATACAATATGATTGTAGATTCCTACCGGGGAGGTGCTTTCGGCTTAAAACAGGATCGTATTAATGGTGATTACGAGCAAAATATTACCGGATATTATATAAAGAAAGGAACACGGAGTGAATTTAATACGAGTAGTTATAGCAATGATATTATGAGTTTTGCTGCTAATGTGCATGTGGTAATACGATTGGCTGAACTTTATTTGATAGCAGCAGAGGCTTGGAACGAGTATGAAGGCCCGAACGGGGTGCATCGAACACAGATCTTTGATCGTCTGAATGCAATTCGTGAACGTGCCGGGCTGTCTACAGTTCAAGATAGTTGGGGCAGATATGGTATCAATCCGAATAAATTCAATGAGCAGGTTGGTCTGAGAGATATTATTCGTCGGGAACGTACGATCGAGTTAATGTTCGAGGGACATCGTTTTTGGGATGTACGTCGTTGGGGTACGGCAATTGACGAAGGTTGGAACGATAAACCTCAAGCTTGGGTTGTTACTGCTCAGACATGGCAAGGGTTCTATAATAACTTTCAAGGGCCTGTTACCGTGTGGGACAAGGCTGCATTTAATCCATCTCGGGATTACTTGTTCCCCATTAAGAGTGAAGAAGCAATGATTTCCGGTATAGTACAAAATCCCGGATGGTAG
- a CDS encoding RNA polymerase sigma factor gives MQVDDKLICKLLVGHDDPRGMEVLFNSYYRPLVLWADSFLGDIPAAEDLVQDFFVAFWEQRAYARITSGNLRGYLFASVRNRALKLLEKRDPLREACGELNENAEVEDTDWLTEEILQAIEAEIEKLPPRTREVLKSVYLDGLSYRETADRFSISIATVKTLLVNALKYLRKVFSGFWHFRFE, from the coding sequence ATGCAGGTTGATGATAAGTTGATATGTAAACTTTTAGTTGGACATGACGATCCCCGGGGGATGGAGGTCTTGTTCAATAGTTATTATCGACCGTTGGTTTTATGGGCTGACTCGTTTTTGGGTGATATTCCGGCGGCGGAAGATCTGGTACAGGATTTCTTCGTGGCATTCTGGGAGCAGCGAGCTTATGCGAGAATCACTTCGGGTAATCTTCGGGGATATCTTTTTGCTTCAGTAAGAAATCGAGCGTTGAAGTTATTGGAAAAGAGGGATCCCTTACGCGAGGCTTGTGGTGAATTGAACGAAAATGCGGAAGTTGAGGACACGGATTGGCTGACAGAGGAGATTTTGCAGGCAATAGAAGCTGAGATCGAGAAATTGCCCCCGAGAACACGTGAGGTTTTGAAGTCAGTGTATCTTGATGGGTTGAGTTACCGGGAGACGGCAGATCGTTTTTCTATCTCGATAGCGACGGTAAAAACGTTGCTCGTGAATGCTTTGAAGTATTTGAGGAAGGTCTTTTCCGGGTTCTGGCACTTCAGGTTCGAATGA
- a CDS encoding DUF4959 domain-containing protein — translation MRNTILLILLMSVLFACSDDDNGGFDVEINEDMFSFTPTEGGAIMRYNLADRRVNKVSVEYTDEFGESVYKIADYSVDTLLLDGFNQAHTEIPVKVAFLDKNENASKALHFTFDTRPSSLYTFFDEVAVNPYWNGFQLVFNLEGRAEGSASVYFVGTNPTTKERDTLFLENFLLEAGPNVKAFSMTDSQIQDSYTVVVTTEDNRQRIVRKQVWNDVVGAKRVLIPNANFELLDPFHKIITEPYSTADWRRPGALGAEYLFDGDVKGTRAAEYFKAGNATPPFTFLAGPNALNREGNECYFVLDIKEPAIVGELRFYMRIKDGYAVNSQFDNDYFTKLPCNIQVYAWTGEGDYDPVTNSGTNDDWEHIGSFEQDPNATLIDRWYINPTNNQVDEVKTIAALNAVGPYYISIALPFEDKEYRFFKLEFRETYVDLYNPSYNHNNNNNVTFHELEVYGQK, via the coding sequence ATGAGAAATACAATATTATTGATACTATTGATGTCCGTATTGTTCGCTTGTTCTGATGATGATAATGGTGGTTTTGATGTAGAGATAAACGAAGATATGTTTTCTTTTACACCAACGGAGGGGGGAGCCATTATGCGCTATAATTTAGCGGATCGGCGAGTGAATAAGGTAAGCGTGGAATACACGGACGAATTTGGAGAATCTGTGTATAAAATTGCAGATTATTCCGTGGATACCTTGTTGTTGGATGGGTTCAACCAAGCGCATACGGAAATCCCGGTAAAGGTCGCTTTTTTGGATAAAAATGAGAATGCATCTAAGGCGTTACATTTTACTTTTGATACACGCCCTTCTTCGTTGTATACTTTTTTTGATGAAGTGGCTGTTAATCCCTATTGGAATGGATTTCAGTTGGTGTTTAACCTAGAAGGACGGGCGGAAGGTTCTGCCTCGGTTTATTTCGTGGGGACTAATCCCACGACGAAAGAGAGAGATACTCTTTTCTTAGAGAATTTCCTTCTGGAAGCAGGACCTAACGTAAAGGCTTTCTCCATGACGGATTCACAGATTCAGGATTCCTACACGGTAGTGGTCACCACGGAGGACAATCGTCAACGGATTGTACGGAAACAGGTATGGAACGATGTGGTGGGAGCGAAAAGGGTACTTATACCGAATGCGAACTTTGAACTTTTGGATCCCTTCCATAAAATTATTACGGAACCTTATTCTACGGCAGATTGGAGACGACCGGGAGCATTAGGTGCGGAATATCTGTTTGATGGAGATGTGAAGGGGACCCGGGCTGCAGAATATTTTAAAGCCGGTAATGCCACTCCTCCTTTCACGTTTTTGGCCGGTCCGAATGCCTTGAATCGGGAAGGTAACGAATGTTATTTTGTGTTGGACATTAAGGAACCGGCTATTGTCGGAGAGTTACGATTCTATATGCGAATCAAGGATGGATATGCAGTAAATTCCCAATTTGATAATGATTATTTTACAAAATTGCCTTGTAATATTCAAGTGTACGCGTGGACTGGAGAAGGAGATTATGATCCAGTGACGAATTCTGGTACCAACGATGATTGGGAACATATTGGTAGCTTTGAGCAGGATCCGAATGCTACGTTAATAGATCGTTGGTATATAAATCCGACAAATAATCAAGTAGATGAAGTAAAAACTATTGCAGCCCTGAATGCCGTGGGACCTTATTATATATCTATTGCTTTACCTTTCGAGGATAAAGAGTATCGCTTTTTCAAACTCGAATTTCGTGAAACGTATGTAGATTTATATAATCCAAGTTATAATCATAACAATAATAATAACGTGACTTTCCATGAATTGGAAGTTTACGGACAAAAATAA
- a CDS encoding DUF4998 domain-containing protein produces MRGLFLKYTLILVLLAGLVASCGESLEDTYSDYTGDGPEQYLTKIYDLQGKPRWMSVELTWNLKLDPGRTAILVEWTDDEKTDSAVIDRNSTSYLVEGLKNYEYEFGVYAIEQTENGEIIKRSIGDPVYIRPYTYASDELILFSRVVKKQFNVADKQLFVTFEEWTDNLISFKIGYYEKNNPTEQFWEATPEDRIDDYPNGLPYALIGTDVDFSQGVKVYRTGKIAVVGDMLLEMEPINLYFELPSFESDFAVEVRSKLDLLGEIKKADITDVEVLDIDYNQVSLVDVLHFPNLKELHLGRNRILADGTELTYRSTLTEQVVSEAALRVAKENGVEIYHYGNHYFNVVPDFFTGKNIVAVEPALTFLETSSWNISVTPRDLMEYNSGLNNLLTDDASYWLPQSSASVREHVIEIDFGKEESISGFKITQANIATAIQCPEQVKVEMQISSGQWIAVAFQENTMLGTGKGETTVVYLDKNKTSKRCSKIRLRVSDLFFEKGYDSSWNYIDFYNIALGSFMVIKGE; encoded by the coding sequence ATGAGAGGACTATTTTTGAAATATACACTGATACTCGTTTTGCTTGCCGGATTGGTCGCAAGTTGTGGCGAGAGTCTTGAAGATACTTACTCGGACTATACGGGTGATGGTCCCGAACAGTATTTAACAAAGATTTATGATCTTCAAGGAAAGCCCCGATGGATGTCGGTAGAGTTGACTTGGAATTTAAAATTAGATCCGGGTCGGACTGCTATTTTAGTAGAATGGACAGATGATGAGAAGACGGACTCCGCCGTTATTGATCGGAATAGTACGAGTTATCTCGTGGAAGGATTGAAAAATTATGAATATGAGTTCGGTGTTTATGCTATAGAACAAACAGAGAACGGTGAAATCATTAAACGTTCGATAGGTGATCCTGTGTATATACGTCCCTATACCTACGCTTCTGATGAGTTGATTCTTTTTAGTCGAGTGGTCAAAAAGCAATTCAATGTTGCAGATAAACAATTGTTTGTGACGTTTGAGGAGTGGACAGATAATTTGATTTCATTTAAAATTGGTTATTATGAAAAGAATAATCCTACCGAACAATTTTGGGAAGCGACACCGGAGGATAGGATCGATGATTACCCGAATGGGTTACCTTACGCCTTAATCGGTACTGATGTCGATTTCAGTCAAGGAGTTAAAGTGTATAGAACTGGAAAGATTGCAGTTGTGGGGGATATGTTGTTGGAGATGGAGCCTATTAATCTTTATTTTGAACTTCCTTCTTTTGAGAGTGATTTTGCCGTGGAGGTCAGAAGTAAATTAGATTTGTTGGGTGAAATCAAAAAAGCAGATATTACCGACGTAGAGGTGTTGGATATTGATTACAATCAGGTTTCTTTGGTTGATGTACTCCATTTCCCGAATTTGAAAGAACTTCATTTGGGGCGGAATCGAATCCTTGCAGACGGTACAGAATTAACGTATCGTTCAACTTTAACAGAACAAGTTGTTTCCGAAGCTGCTTTACGGGTGGCTAAAGAAAACGGAGTGGAAATTTATCACTATGGGAATCATTATTTTAACGTAGTACCGGATTTCTTTACGGGAAAAAATATTGTGGCAGTAGAACCGGCTCTCACATTCTTGGAAACCAGTAGTTGGAATATTTCTGTAACACCGAGAGATTTAATGGAGTATAATTCAGGCTTGAATAATTTATTGACTGATGATGCTAGTTATTGGTTACCACAATCTAGTGCTTCGGTTCGGGAACATGTTATTGAGATCGATTTTGGAAAAGAAGAGAGTATTTCCGGATTTAAGATTACACAGGCTAATATTGCTACTGCAATTCAATGTCCGGAACAGGTTAAAGTCGAAATGCAAATTTCTTCTGGCCAATGGATTGCTGTTGCTTTCCAAGAAAATACGATGCTCGGAACAGGTAAAGGCGAAACGACCGTTGTCTATCTGGATAAGAATAAAACATCCAAAAGGTGTTCAAAGATTCGATTGAGAGTATCGGATCTCTTTTTCGAGAAAGGATATGATTCGTCTTGGAATTATATTGATTTTTATAATATAGCATTGGGTTCATTTATGGTTATCAAAGGGGAATAA
- a CDS encoding PD-(D/E)XK nuclease family transposase, protein MDKNKYIRFDWAVKRLLRDKANFVVLEGLLTVLLDRQVHIIDILESEGNQQIYEDKFNRVDVKARDSEGEIIIVEVQVTRELYFLERILYGAAKAITEHIKLGELYSEVKKVYSISILYFDIGKGNDYLYHGQNTFTGVHTGDHLHVTVKERDALVQRLPSEIFPEYFLIRVNEFDQVATTPLEEWLDYLKNDYIRPDTKTPGLKEAREKLVYYNMDEAERAAYDRHVDAIMIQNDVLGTAKLEGLVEGRMKGLEEGRVEGREEGREEGLVEGEEKGILKVARNMKEKNMPMDIIIQMTGLTAEDIERL, encoded by the coding sequence ATGGACAAGAATAAATACATTCGATTTGATTGGGCTGTGAAACGGTTATTGCGGGACAAGGCGAATTTTGTCGTCTTGGAAGGGTTATTAACCGTGTTACTCGATCGTCAGGTTCACATTATAGATATACTGGAAAGCGAGGGTAATCAACAGATTTACGAGGATAAGTTTAACCGGGTAGATGTTAAGGCCCGGGATAGCGAGGGTGAGATTATTATCGTGGAGGTACAGGTTACTAGGGAATTATATTTTCTTGAACGAATTCTTTATGGTGCAGCCAAGGCGATTACTGAGCATATCAAGCTAGGAGAACTTTATTCAGAAGTGAAGAAAGTGTATTCTATTAGTATTCTTTATTTTGACATTGGAAAAGGGAATGATTATCTTTACCATGGTCAAAACACGTTTACGGGAGTACACACCGGCGATCATTTGCACGTGACCGTGAAGGAGCGGGATGCTTTGGTTCAGCGCTTGCCATCGGAGATATTCCCGGAGTATTTCTTGATCCGGGTGAATGAGTTTGATCAAGTGGCAACAACCCCGCTTGAGGAGTGGTTGGATTACTTGAAAAATGATTACATCCGTCCCGATACAAAGACTCCGGGATTGAAAGAAGCAAGGGAAAAGCTGGTTTACTATAATATGGATGAAGCAGAACGAGCCGCATACGATCGTCACGTGGATGCTATCATGATCCAGAATGATGTGCTGGGTACAGCAAAACTAGAGGGATTAGTCGAGGGTCGAATGAAAGGCCTAGAAGAAGGTCGGGTAGAAGGTCGGGAAGAAGGCCGGGAGGAGGGATTGGTCGAAGGTGAAGAGAAGGGAATTTTGAAAGTAGCTCGGAATATGAAAGAAAAGAATATGCCGATGGATATAATCATTCAAATGACCGGGCTGACTGCCGAGGATATTGAAAGGTTGTAG
- a CDS encoding FecR family protein, with the protein MKKEYQVTESELFDFFNGKLSVEEEKEILEWKEACDENRELFDVMRKENLILKEVVRVQLIKGDYSSIQGRIIPRRHRAFKLKYWGVAAAIVVGVIFSVSLWQYSSMDNNKEISHVGAPARAAILELSGGERHYLGGSEIEFKEQDGMQLAVSEGKVVYDKKTGEDVEKEEEVLVFNKITVPRGAGLYRILLSDGSVIWLNSDSRLEYPEKFALEERRVRISGEAFFDVARDTMRPFVVETALQSVSVLGTKFNVSAYPSEPVLTTLASGKVKVMSVSEMDSVVLLPGEQSVLSVNADNLSVRQVKISDVVSWKDGIINIENMSLREILKVVSRAYDVDFNTELLPADDIILRGSISSDESLGVFLAVLSKVADVKFKMKTDGKIEVQKIN; encoded by the coding sequence ATGAAAAAAGAATATCAAGTCACTGAATCCGAGTTGTTTGACTTTTTTAATGGCAAACTTTCAGTCGAGGAAGAAAAAGAAATTCTGGAATGGAAAGAGGCTTGTGATGAGAATCGTGAGTTGTTTGATGTCATGCGAAAGGAAAATCTCATTCTGAAAGAGGTTGTCCGGGTTCAACTTATCAAGGGTGATTATTCTTCCATACAGGGACGGATAATTCCTCGGCGTCATCGGGCATTTAAATTAAAATATTGGGGTGTTGCTGCCGCTATCGTGGTGGGGGTTATTTTTTCGGTTTCGTTATGGCAGTATTCTTCTATGGATAATAATAAAGAAATATCTCATGTTGGCGCTCCTGCCCGTGCTGCGATATTAGAGTTGTCTGGAGGGGAACGCCATTATTTGGGTGGTAGTGAGATCGAATTCAAAGAGCAGGATGGTATGCAGTTGGCAGTCAGTGAGGGTAAAGTTGTGTATGATAAGAAGACGGGGGAGGACGTGGAGAAAGAGGAGGAAGTACTTGTTTTTAATAAAATCACGGTACCGCGAGGTGCCGGGTTATATCGAATTTTGCTTAGTGATGGTAGCGTGATATGGTTAAATTCAGATAGTCGCTTGGAGTATCCGGAAAAGTTTGCCTTAGAAGAACGAAGGGTTCGTATCAGCGGAGAGGCGTTTTTTGATGTTGCCCGGGATACGATGCGTCCGTTTGTTGTTGAGACAGCTTTACAATCTGTTTCTGTTTTGGGGACGAAGTTTAACGTATCTGCTTATCCATCGGAACCGGTTTTGACAACGCTAGCTTCCGGGAAAGTAAAAGTGATGTCTGTTAGTGAAATGGATTCGGTTGTCCTGTTACCGGGGGAACAATCTGTTCTAAGTGTGAATGCAGATAACTTATCCGTGCGTCAAGTGAAAATTAGTGATGTTGTTTCTTGGAAAGACGGGATCATTAATATTGAAAACATGAGTTTGAGAGAGATATTGAAAGTCGTGTCTCGTGCTTATGATGTGGATTTTAATACAGAATTATTACCAGCTGATGATATTATTTTGCGAGGAAGCATTTCAAGCGATGAAAGTCTGGGGGTGTTTCTTGCTGTGCTAAGTAAAGTAGCAGATGTGAAATTTAAAATGAAAACTGATGGAAAAATAGAAGTCCAAAAAATTAATTAA
- a CDS encoding SusC/RagA family TonB-linked outer membrane protein has translation MKKKWSHAIFRVEIRKWGRIMLVNLILVLLSGVSLYAQNESSRQQRITAKYQNKTILEVLEDLKAKTGYTFVHKQNDISSEVKITETFTNATLDDVLKKVLTAHGYDYSIEGKVIVVKKKPKIQESLARDIITVKGRVVDEKGNPMPGVSVVINQTSRGVATDNKGNYDILVRADDVLKFSFIGYRDATVPVEGKTVLNVTLEPTEEALEEVTVVAYGEQKRESVVGAVTTVNVSSLKTSNSDLTASFVGRIPGMIGYLKGGMPGALREEEMQTQFSIRGITSFGNNANTAPLILLDGVEVSVLDLSRIDPEDIDSFSVLKDASATAMYGARGANGVILVSTKKGAEGSVYTAFRYEAIASMPTKKIDVVDPITYMRAYNEALQTRDPLAQPKYTAERINNTGSDRFPSWVYPANDWYKLLFKNTAINHHLGLSVRGGTKIMQYYASLSHNYDEGMLKTDRLNSFDVNIRNNTTALRINLNIDMTPSAKLVLNSNSTLDAYRGPLSSVQGAYSLAFNANPVDYAAVYPADATYGFPHIRFGYETKNSNNPYASIQAGYLERSRFATVNRVEYIQNWGAILKGLETRANVSLYKEAYYSTPFQTTPYQYRLADYNHQTGEHTLEQLTEGDKNLTVNPNDKVTEGETQVAGEFRVFYNGNWGDHTVSYTGLFNLSQRTTSTGRTLFSAIKNRNMGLSMRLSYGYKERYYLEGSFGYNGSERFAKHNRFGFFPSIGFSYMLSKEPFIANATGHWLSFLKVRASYGKVGNDGIGDAVTDNYTQNVGRYIYLENVGINSSDQYVIYSYANPTIQWEIAEQTNLGLEVTLFKGLLDFTVDFYEEIRHNILSSRKIVPASMGLGLYPFDNVGKVRSRGMDVSGKIQHAFSNDFWFILNGTATYNKSVFKEIEEAADKPEWQGKVGHDISQVVGYIAEGLFQSQEEIDRSPIQSGNYMPGDIRYRDVNGDGKISIDDAVHIGYPTEPRFVYGFNGTVSYKRFEFNFAFQGASKRSLFIEPSSLSPFVNDRALLSAIWEDHWTPENMKSNPLWPRLSTSSITTHNMEEARIGQETLRASTYFMREVKFLRCQSLELAYNLPTRWVEKIGLQRLKPYIRVNNPFLISDFDLWDVELGSSGFNYPIQRTYSVGINLSF, from the coding sequence ATGAAAAAAAAATGGAGTCACGCCATTTTTCGAGTGGAAATTCGGAAATGGGGTCGGATTATGTTAGTAAATTTAATTTTGGTATTGTTGTCAGGAGTGTCTTTGTATGCACAGAATGAATCTTCTCGGCAACAGAGAATTACGGCTAAGTACCAGAATAAAACGATTCTGGAAGTACTGGAAGACCTGAAAGCAAAGACGGGATATACTTTTGTGCATAAGCAAAACGATATATCCAGCGAGGTGAAAATCACGGAAACTTTTACAAATGCGACACTGGATGACGTGTTAAAAAAAGTGCTTACGGCTCACGGTTACGATTATTCGATCGAGGGTAAGGTGATTGTTGTCAAGAAAAAGCCGAAAATCCAAGAGTCATTGGCACGGGATATTATCACGGTGAAGGGGCGTGTGGTGGACGAGAAGGGAAATCCCATGCCGGGGGTGAGTGTGGTGATTAATCAGACTTCACGAGGGGTTGCTACTGATAATAAGGGAAATTATGATATTCTGGTTAGGGCTGATGACGTGTTGAAATTCTCGTTTATCGGTTATAGAGATGCGACAGTTCCTGTTGAAGGGAAAACCGTTCTAAATGTTACACTTGAACCTACCGAGGAGGCCTTGGAAGAGGTGACCGTTGTTGCTTACGGTGAGCAGAAACGGGAAAGTGTGGTTGGTGCGGTAACCACCGTGAACGTGAGTTCACTGAAGACTTCCAACAGTGATCTTACTGCAAGTTTCGTGGGACGTATTCCGGGTATGATCGGTTACTTGAAAGGAGGAATGCCGGGGGCGTTGAGAGAAGAGGAGATGCAGACTCAATTCTCTATCCGTGGTATTACTTCTTTCGGTAATAATGCTAATACGGCTCCGTTGATTTTGTTGGATGGAGTGGAGGTGTCTGTACTTGACTTGTCTCGTATTGATCCGGAAGATATTGATTCTTTCAGCGTGTTAAAGGATGCTTCTGCCACGGCTATGTATGGTGCTAGAGGAGCCAACGGAGTAATTTTGGTTTCTACAAAGAAAGGAGCTGAAGGATCCGTTTATACGGCTTTCCGTTATGAGGCTATTGCTTCTATGCCGACGAAGAAAATCGATGTTGTAGATCCCATTACTTATATGCGAGCTTACAACGAAGCTTTGCAAACCCGTGATCCGTTGGCACAGCCAAAATATACGGCAGAGCGTATCAATAACACGGGTAGTGATCGTTTCCCTTCTTGGGTGTACCCTGCCAATGACTGGTATAAACTTCTTTTTAAAAATACCGCAATCAATCATCACTTGGGTTTGAGTGTTCGAGGGGGTACAAAGATTATGCAATATTACGCATCGTTGAGTCATAACTATGATGAAGGTATGTTGAAGACCGATCGGTTGAATTCGTTTGACGTGAATATTAGAAATAATACCACGGCTTTACGTATTAATTTGAATATTGATATGACGCCGAGTGCCAAATTAGTGCTTAACTCTAATTCAACTCTAGATGCCTATCGCGGCCCTCTTTCTAGTGTACAAGGGGCTTATTCGTTGGCATTTAATGCCAATCCGGTGGACTATGCTGCAGTTTATCCTGCTGATGCAACCTATGGTTTCCCACACATTCGGTTTGGTTATGAAACGAAAAATTCTAATAATCCTTATGCTTCTATTCAAGCGGGTTATCTGGAGAGAAGTCGTTTTGCTACGGTAAATCGTGTGGAGTATATTCAAAATTGGGGAGCAATTCTAAAAGGGTTGGAAACACGTGCTAATGTTTCCTTGTATAAGGAAGCCTATTATAGTACACCATTTCAAACTACACCTTATCAATATCGTTTGGCGGATTATAACCACCAGACTGGTGAACATACATTGGAACAGCTTACAGAAGGAGATAAAAATTTGACTGTTAATCCTAATGATAAGGTTACGGAAGGAGAAACTCAGGTTGCAGGAGAATTTCGAGTATTTTATAATGGGAATTGGGGTGATCATACCGTGAGTTACACGGGGTTATTTAATCTTTCTCAACGTACCACGTCAACCGGACGTACGTTATTTTCTGCAATAAAAAATCGTAATATGGGGCTTTCTATGCGACTTTCTTATGGATATAAAGAACGTTATTATCTGGAAGGAAGTTTTGGATATAATGGTTCCGAGCGTTTTGCAAAACACAATCGTTTTGGTTTCTTCCCTTCCATTGGTTTTTCTTATATGTTGTCCAAAGAGCCGTTTATTGCTAATGCAACCGGACATTGGCTCTCTTTCCTGAAAGTGCGTGCTTCGTATGGTAAGGTCGGGAATGATGGTATTGGAGATGCGGTGACAGATAATTACACGCAAAATGTGGGACGATATATTTATTTGGAGAATGTAGGGATCAATAGTTCAGATCAGTATGTGATTTATTCGTATGCTAATCCTACTATTCAATGGGAGATTGCCGAACAGACAAACTTGGGACTGGAAGTGACGCTTTTTAAAGGTTTGTTGGATTTCACCGTCGATTTTTATGAAGAAATCCGTCATAATATATTATCATCTCGTAAGATTGTGCCTGCTAGCATGGGTTTAGGGCTTTATCCCTTTGATAATGTCGGAAAAGTTCGTTCCCGTGGTATGGATGTCTCTGGGAAAATTCAACATGCGTTTTCTAATGATTTCTGGTTTATTTTAAACGGGACGGCCACCTATAATAAGTCGGTTTTTAAAGAGATTGAAGAGGCGGCTGATAAACCGGAATGGCAGGGAAAAGTGGGGCATGATATTTCACAGGTCGTGGGATATATTGCAGAAGGACTTTTCCAGAGTCAGGAGGAGATAGATCGTTCACCTATTCAATCCGGTAATTATATGCCGGGAGATATTCGCTACCGGGATGTGAATGGTGATGGGAAAATCAGTATTGATGATGCCGTGCATATCGGTTATCCCACGGAGCCAAGGTTCGTGTATGGTTTTAACGGAACTGTTAGCTATAAACGTTTTGAGTTTAATTTCGCGTTCCAAGGGGCATCCAAACGTTCTCTTTTCATAGAGCCTTCATCACTTTCCCCATTCGTAAATGACCGGGCTCTGTTAAGTGCGATTTGGGAAGACCACTGGACTCCGGAAAACATGAAATCCAATCCATTGTGGCCTCGTTTGTCAACAAGTAGTATTACCACGCATAATATGGAAGAGGCCAGAATCGGGCAGGAGACTTTACGTGCTTCAACCTATTTCATGCGTGAAGTAAAATTTTTGCGTTGTCAATCATTGGAATTAGCCTATAACTTGCCGACAAGATGGGTGGAGAAGATTGGTTTGCAACGTTTGAAACCTTATATCCGGGTGAATAATCCTTTTTTGATTAGCGATTTTGATCTTTGGGATGTGGAGTTAGGTTCGTCCGGATTCAACTATCCGATTCAAAGAACTTATTCAGTAGGTATTAATTTAAGTTTTTAA